A window of Plasmodium malariae genome assembly, chromosome: 12 genomic DNA:
aaatttaatttttataaaatttttgtattcttACTGCAAATTTCTGCTATTTCTTTGTTCTCCTTTGtgatcatatttatatatacatcgTTCAAATAGCTCCATTTTTAAgctctttaaaaaaagaagtaaagcAAAACAATACAAAGAGGAGGGGGAAAGGAACAGGGGAAGAGAAAAACagaaagcaaaataaattacaacaACGAGAAATGAAGGGCAAAATTAACTAATTAAAGGCTTCCCCATGTTTCAGTTCCATGTATGTCTTATATGTCCATGTACTGGGATtcctacaaaaaaaaaaaaaaaaaaaaaatgggagtaccgtatgtacatgtgcatgTGGGGAATATGAAATTTCACGatactttgtttttttaaaaatggcACCTTCTTAAGTGTAGAACAAAGTGCTAATGTTTtggtatataaaaaaaaaaaaaaaaaaaaaaaaaaaaaaagtgttcaTTTTAGTTTGTGCCCCTGTTTTTCCATTTGTTAAAATTGTGTAcctatacatgcatatacgtacatacacacatatatacacaagcTAACACaagcaaaaattattattggGGGTGCAACTCGTTTTtcgttatatataatatactcaCGCACGTACGTTCATACTTACATgcaaacataaatataaaagtatttcatatacatatacccGCGTACATACGCTACAAGCGCAAAGCCGTTCGttgttataaaaagaaaaatctgTGAAGGTGAagataattaattatttcaatttattatttttttttttttttttttttttgtactattTACAGAAATGTATATGAAAGAACATTTAAAACGTACtatcaaatatttaaaagaacaaaaaaaaaaaaaaaaaaagaagattcTTGTATGTTTCATACATTACGCTATGTATGCttagtttctttttttttttttttttcactctacagtatttcttattttatttttttttattttttttgctacatgttcataaaatactctttattattctatatttctattttggaagctatgtttatatgtttcGTTCCTTACTTATTTATCAGTTAATCTATTTAtctgtttattttttcctccttTGTTTTTTGAATGCTCGATTGAGTGTTTTAGCGTCATGTAAGGGTGCCATTCGAATGGaggtaaacatatattagtattttattttttggtttGGGGGGGGGTTATCGTACTTGCTTTCTCTTCATCTTCtgtgttcctttttttttttttttttttttttttttttttttctcttattttcTCTGCTTGATTTGTAGTCCCTAGGAAGAATGTCAAATGCAACTCATTCGCGGGTGCCCCTTGGAACGTTCGTTGAATTCCAAGTGGTGATACTAACAAATGATGAAAATCATTTTTCGAGTGAATTATGTGATAGTACTTGTAAGGGATTAATAAAGATAAGCAATAGATGtatgatttattatattcttaaaaatataattgaacaaaaattaaaatatattactattgtGGTGAATCAGAAGTACTATGAAGATAtggttacatatataaatgatacaTTCCCGGATAATTACAAATTTGatgataagaaaaataaaaataattattgcaTAGATGTTGAAGCTTGTACAACTAGTGGTAACCACGAAGTGGGATCCATTCAGTCTCTACTCCAGAtaagaagtaaaataaaggtaaaaagaaaagaataaaaggTACATCATCAAAACGGGATGGagaggaaaaataaaaaaaaaaaataaaaataaaataaaaataaaataataataatatgagtaataatagtaataataataataatatgagtaataatagtaataataataatatgagtaataatagtaatgacaatggtaatagtaataatagtaatgacaatggtaatagtaataatagtaatgacaatggtaatagtaataataatatgtggCAGAACTGCTGTGACGCTGTAACCGTTGAGTGTGATCTACATGCTCAATGCATTTGTCTATGTGTGAGCTCATTTGCGTATTTCTCTTCTTTTCATCCAATCAGTCCGACTTCATAGTAGTCAACTGCGATATCCTGGGCTTCGTCGATTTCCACTCCTTGGCAAGTAAGTCCTTCCCATTTTATTACATCCCCGCAGCTTGTGTTAGCAGTACTATAATGATTATGGTATTGATACCTCCTCTCTGCTTCtcctttattatatttaattatttatatatttatccatttgtttgtttatcAATCCGTTCGTTTTTTAATCtacttttttacttatttgtttattttattatgttttttcccATCCCTCAATGCTACAGACCTTTTTAGAGGGGAGAACGCCATATGCGCTTTATTATTACTGGAAGACAGTGAACCaaattctaataaaaaaaaaaaagaaataaaagatgaATATGCAAACTTAGAAAACAATGTATGGGTTTGTATTGATAAGAATAGTAAAGTGGTTAGCATAAAAGATACATTATCAATGAAACAGAATGGAAAGCTAAAAATtagcaaaataaatttattatttcataaaaaatttatattaaaaacagATTTGATAGACAgtcatgtgtatatatttaaaaattacgtACTTGatataatggaaaataaaaagaatttctCGAGCATCAAGGTTTGTAATGCATTAGATTCATATGGTAGCGGAGGTGCCTCAATGcatgcgcatatatatacatacatgcacttatacatacatgcacttatacatacatgcacttatacatacatgcacttatacatacatgcatttatacatacatacacatatgtgcacacatatgtgtgtatattcCTGATAACACATTCtacattactttttttatatcccTTTAGTATGATCTGATACCCTATCTAGTGAAGATACAAAACACGCGAAGGGCGGCAGGTAAGTATAACATTCAGACGTACATGGGGATGTAttactacatatatatactcaaaTGTGTGTCTGTACATACGCGCACATATTTACGCATACCcatttatgcatatgtgtTACCGACTAATATATTCCATTCACTACTTTTGAAAAAATGCAGAGTACTACTTAGAAGCCgaatttaaatttaacatGTACAAGAAGTTGATTAATAAATACGAGGAGGGAGAAGATGTTAACAAAGAAGGAAGAAAGGACAAGATCATAGATAACTTGGTTGATAAGGTACTGATAATGAACATAAAAGTGAAAActaaaatgaacaaaaaaggaaaaaaacaaattggTATCAGTCCAATTTCCATTCTGAGAGTGAGCTCAAACGTACATAAATCACATGCGTTCATATACGCACACATGTATACACTTGCGTATAATACCtactcatatatatgattccaccatttattttttccacatCTCCCTTTCACGCAGCATGAAAATGTCGAGAGCGTTGTTTGCTACGTGCAGCCGAAGACGAATGGGTTTTGCCAGAGGATCAACAGCATacctaattttttcaaagcGAACTTACTGGTGCGTAAGAATATATGCAAGTGTATATGGGTGTAtgtttacaaatatatggaTGTCtgtgtacaaatatatgggCGTCtgtgtacaaatatatgggagtctgtatacatatgtacatgtgtgtgTACGCATATGACGGTGAAAAAACGAAGAAGATTTAACAACTATGCTGTTTTCGATTGCGCAAGAAGTGAAACCCCTTTTGTTTTTGCgtctaattttaattttaattttaaaaatgaatttaattttaacgtAATTTGTACCTTTGTTAACTCTCACCATTCCCCTTTATCCTTTTCCCTTTTCTCAGTTTTGTGTTTCTAGACACGATCAGCTTAAAAACGTATTGCCGCcatattgtttttttctcCTAAGCGACAAGAATCAAGTCGTGAGTGCACAAAAGGGaaactaaaatataatatatatatgtatgggtACATGTACGTACTTATTAAGCATACAACAAGGGAGAATTCAttccctctttttttttttttttttttccatatttttgaTTTCAGTACAAGGATTGTATAATAAGCAGCCAATTTGAATATGAAGAGAACGTACACTTGAAAAAATCAGTCCTAGGTACAGTTCGTTTGTTCCTCGATTGTTTagctttatttaattttatgtacacatatatatacgtacaggCATATGcacatgcatatgtacatgcatatgtacatgcatatgtacatgcatactTAAGTACGTTCACGTTTGTATGCACATTTTTCTCTGTCCTTGTTGTCTCTTCTTTTGTTATCGTTTTTGTTATTACGGATACTGTGCACTTTTTAAcccttttaaatatataagttcagcttaatatttttttttttttccccgttttatttgttttatttgttttatttgttatatttgttttatttgttatatttgttatatttgttttatttgttatatttgttatatttgttttatttgttatatttgttttatttgttatatttgttttatttgttttatttgttttatttgttttatttattttatttgctttatttttattttattttccctcTACTTTCATTTTCCACGTGCACAGGTAAAAATgtgaagataaaaaaaaattcctcaATGAGCAGGAGTATATGCATGGACAACATAACTATAAATGAGAACTGCACTATCCAGAATTGTATTATTTGCCAAAATGTCGTTATTGAGCATAATTGCAaggtaattaaaaaataaagaaaaaaaaaaagggaataaataaagtaaaataattactCAAAATATggagaaaattttaattaagcGAAAATTTTGTCAAATGCACCCTTTCCAgtaacatacatacatacatatatacatacacacatacatacatacacacatacatacatacacacatacatacatacacacatacatacacacatacatacatacacacatacattcAGAGAACACCATTACTAAACGTTCCTACCCTAAATATCATtgcaaaattatatttcattatatatatgaattttaccATCTACAGTTAACTGATTGCATTGTACGAGAAAATAGCATAATTGAGAAAGACAGTATCTTTGAGAAAGAGACACttcctttatttatttcataactCGGGGATTAATGTATTAATAGTTTAattcttcttatttttctttctttttttcctttttttttcctttttttttccttttttttttttctttatttgttttcact
This region includes:
- the PmUG01_12038100 gene encoding translation initiation factor eIF-2B subunit gamma, putative, which gives rise to MSNATHSRVPLGTFVEFQVVILTNDENHFSSELCDSTCKGLIKISNRCMIYYILKNIIEQKLKYITIVVNQKYYEDMVTYINDTFPDNYKFDDKKNKNNYCIDVEACTTSGNHEVGSIQSLLQIRSKIKSDFIVVNCDILGFVDFHSLANLFRGENAICALLLLEDSEPNSNKKKKEIKDEYANLENNVWVCIDKNSKVVSIKDTLSMKQNGKLKISKINLLFHKKFILKTDLIDSHVYIFKNYVLDIMENKKNFSSIKYDLIPYLVKIQNTRRAAEYYLEAEFKFNMYKKLINKYEEGEDVNKEGRKDKIIDNLVDKHENVESVVCYVQPKTNGFCQRINSIPNFFKANLLFCVSRHDQLKNVLPPYCFFLLSDKNQVYKDCIISSQFEYEENVHLKKSVLGKNVKIKKNSSMSRSICMDNITINENCTIQNCIICQNVVIEHNCKLTDCIVRENSIIEKDSIFEKETLPLFIS